The following coding sequences lie in one Cannabis sativa cultivar Pink pepper isolate KNU-18-1 chromosome 5, ASM2916894v1, whole genome shotgun sequence genomic window:
- the LOC115716821 gene encoding uncharacterized protein LOC115716821 isoform X1 — translation MGTNDFQKKKKRKNNKLIELSQEDRKLNEKDVEPKANRHLEKRKRKKEHNVGVGKYVQVPFDDDISIRKEKKKKGEKSPRKGKLKNTENNNALIEKTDQIDSETADGSNEQHGISSLVGRSKKSLKKKKYQNSSKEDDSAEDQIEDTQNEVFHAPSTDEPILIRKKGKSKEAKKNKKKLKKDHDSLKELKSLEKEEVINEDDVYLISSGDEDCSKGMKKWITRYHESRPGLTILQERIDEFITVHEAKLEEERKAREARVAEGGWTVVTHHKGRKKTTDAESGITVGSVAQAVADNKLAKKKTNEVGLDFYRFQRKESQRNEIMLLQSKFEQDKKKIQQLRAARKFRPY, via the exons ATGGGAACCAATGATtttcagaagaagaagaagaggaaaaatAACAAGCTTATTGAGCTTTCCCAAGAAG atagaaaattaaatgaaaaggATGTCGAACCTAAAGCGAACCGACATTTGGAGAAGAGAAAAAGGAAGAAGGAACATAATGTGGGTGTTGGCAAATATGTTCAAGTTCCTTTTGATG ACGATATTTCaataagaaaagagaaaaagaagaaagggGAGAAATCACCAAGGAAGGGAAAATTGAAGAATACAGAGAACAACAATGCTTTGATTGAAAAAACAGACCAAATTGATTCTGAGACTGCTGATGGTTCAAACGAACAACACG GTATTTCTTCTCTAGTAGGTAGATCAAAGAAatctttgaagaagaaaaaatatcaaaattcttCGAAGGAAGATGACTCCGCAGAAGATCAAATAGAAGATACTCAGAATGAGGTTTTCCATGCCCCTTCAACAGATGAACCCATTTTGATAAGGAAGAAAG GCAAGTCAAAGGAagcaaagaaaaacaaaaagaaactgAAGAAGGATCATGATTCATTAAAAGAGTTGAAGTCACTAGAAAAGGAAGAAGTGATTAATGAAGATGATGTTTATCTTATCTCTTCGGGGGATGAAGACTGTTCCAAAGGAATGAAAA AATGGATTACAAGGTATCACGAAAGTCGACCAGGGTTGACCATACTTCAAGAGAGAATAGATGAGTTCATAACTGTTCACGAAGCAAAATTAGAAGAG GAAAGAAAAGCAAGAGAAGCTCGTGTTGCCGAAGGGGGATGGACAGTTGTTACCCATCATAAAGGAAGAAAAAAGACAACCGATGCTGAAAGTGGAATCACTGTCGGTTCTGTTGCCCAAGCTGTTGCAGATAACAAGTTGGCCAAGAAGAAAACCAATGAAGTTGGTCTTGACTTCTACCGCTTCCAAAGAAAAGAATCCCAGAGGAATG AGATTATGTTGCTCCAAAGCAAATTTGAGCAGGACAAAAAGAAAATACAGCAGCTCAGAGCAGCGAGGAAGTTCCGGCCTTACTGA
- the LOC115716821 gene encoding CAX-interacting protein 4 isoform X2, whose translation MGTNDFQKKKKRKNNKLIELSQEDRKLNEKDVEPKANRHLEKRKRKKEHNVGVGKYVQVPFDDDISIRKEKKKKGEKSPRKGKLKNTENNNALIEKTDQIDSETADGSNEQHVGRSKKSLKKKKYQNSSKEDDSAEDQIEDTQNEVFHAPSTDEPILIRKKGKSKEAKKNKKKLKKDHDSLKELKSLEKEEVINEDDVYLISSGDEDCSKGMKKWITRYHESRPGLTILQERIDEFITVHEAKLEEERKAREARVAEGGWTVVTHHKGRKKTTDAESGITVGSVAQAVADNKLAKKKTNEVGLDFYRFQRKESQRNEIMLLQSKFEQDKKKIQQLRAARKFRPY comes from the exons ATGGGAACCAATGATtttcagaagaagaagaagaggaaaaatAACAAGCTTATTGAGCTTTCCCAAGAAG atagaaaattaaatgaaaaggATGTCGAACCTAAAGCGAACCGACATTTGGAGAAGAGAAAAAGGAAGAAGGAACATAATGTGGGTGTTGGCAAATATGTTCAAGTTCCTTTTGATG ACGATATTTCaataagaaaagagaaaaagaagaaagggGAGAAATCACCAAGGAAGGGAAAATTGAAGAATACAGAGAACAACAATGCTTTGATTGAAAAAACAGACCAAATTGATTCTGAGACTGCTGATGGTTCAAACGAACAACACG TAGGTAGATCAAAGAAatctttgaagaagaaaaaatatcaaaattcttCGAAGGAAGATGACTCCGCAGAAGATCAAATAGAAGATACTCAGAATGAGGTTTTCCATGCCCCTTCAACAGATGAACCCATTTTGATAAGGAAGAAAG GCAAGTCAAAGGAagcaaagaaaaacaaaaagaaactgAAGAAGGATCATGATTCATTAAAAGAGTTGAAGTCACTAGAAAAGGAAGAAGTGATTAATGAAGATGATGTTTATCTTATCTCTTCGGGGGATGAAGACTGTTCCAAAGGAATGAAAA AATGGATTACAAGGTATCACGAAAGTCGACCAGGGTTGACCATACTTCAAGAGAGAATAGATGAGTTCATAACTGTTCACGAAGCAAAATTAGAAGAG GAAAGAAAAGCAAGAGAAGCTCGTGTTGCCGAAGGGGGATGGACAGTTGTTACCCATCATAAAGGAAGAAAAAAGACAACCGATGCTGAAAGTGGAATCACTGTCGGTTCTGTTGCCCAAGCTGTTGCAGATAACAAGTTGGCCAAGAAGAAAACCAATGAAGTTGGTCTTGACTTCTACCGCTTCCAAAGAAAAGAATCCCAGAGGAATG AGATTATGTTGCTCCAAAGCAAATTTGAGCAGGACAAAAAGAAAATACAGCAGCTCAGAGCAGCGAGGAAGTTCCGGCCTTACTGA
- the LOC115716821 gene encoding uncharacterized protein LOC115716821 isoform X3: MGTNDFQKKKKRKNNKLIELSQEDRKLNEKDVEPKANRHLEKRKRKKEHNVGVGKYVQVPFDDDISIRKEKKKKGEKSPRKGKLKNTENNNALIEKTDQIDSETADGSNEQHGRSKKSLKKKKYQNSSKEDDSAEDQIEDTQNEVFHAPSTDEPILIRKKGKSKEAKKNKKKLKKDHDSLKELKSLEKEEVINEDDVYLISSGDEDCSKGMKKWITRYHESRPGLTILQERIDEFITVHEAKLEEERKAREARVAEGGWTVVTHHKGRKKTTDAESGITVGSVAQAVADNKLAKKKTNEVGLDFYRFQRKESQRNEIMLLQSKFEQDKKKIQQLRAARKFRPY, translated from the exons ATGGGAACCAATGATtttcagaagaagaagaagaggaaaaatAACAAGCTTATTGAGCTTTCCCAAGAAG atagaaaattaaatgaaaaggATGTCGAACCTAAAGCGAACCGACATTTGGAGAAGAGAAAAAGGAAGAAGGAACATAATGTGGGTGTTGGCAAATATGTTCAAGTTCCTTTTGATG ACGATATTTCaataagaaaagagaaaaagaagaaagggGAGAAATCACCAAGGAAGGGAAAATTGAAGAATACAGAGAACAACAATGCTTTGATTGAAAAAACAGACCAAATTGATTCTGAGACTGCTGATGGTTCAAACGAACAACACG GTAGATCAAAGAAatctttgaagaagaaaaaatatcaaaattcttCGAAGGAAGATGACTCCGCAGAAGATCAAATAGAAGATACTCAGAATGAGGTTTTCCATGCCCCTTCAACAGATGAACCCATTTTGATAAGGAAGAAAG GCAAGTCAAAGGAagcaaagaaaaacaaaaagaaactgAAGAAGGATCATGATTCATTAAAAGAGTTGAAGTCACTAGAAAAGGAAGAAGTGATTAATGAAGATGATGTTTATCTTATCTCTTCGGGGGATGAAGACTGTTCCAAAGGAATGAAAA AATGGATTACAAGGTATCACGAAAGTCGACCAGGGTTGACCATACTTCAAGAGAGAATAGATGAGTTCATAACTGTTCACGAAGCAAAATTAGAAGAG GAAAGAAAAGCAAGAGAAGCTCGTGTTGCCGAAGGGGGATGGACAGTTGTTACCCATCATAAAGGAAGAAAAAAGACAACCGATGCTGAAAGTGGAATCACTGTCGGTTCTGTTGCCCAAGCTGTTGCAGATAACAAGTTGGCCAAGAAGAAAACCAATGAAGTTGGTCTTGACTTCTACCGCTTCCAAAGAAAAGAATCCCAGAGGAATG AGATTATGTTGCTCCAAAGCAAATTTGAGCAGGACAAAAAGAAAATACAGCAGCTCAGAGCAGCGAGGAAGTTCCGGCCTTACTGA
- the LOC115716818 gene encoding autophagy-related protein 13a isoform X2, whose protein sequence is MDLHSNPQSELGKLEHIVSQFLLKSLHIILDSRIPSLCRNDHSGDLSLVSRVKKSDKWFNLILGDRPPALENLNFWHRNVMDPMIIDIILVHEGLNSSSVDNLYTGSTVGTPVETVIERWVVQYESPRVVAPQSGEISVSYKKTYQKSIVLLRALCSLMRLLPAHKIFKQLTSSSHTYNFDIIYKVSSFGDPFTRPEEKFMEEYSFTPVEAFPGRLCMSVTYHSSLSDFNLEPSTAMPPKIIKDYVGSPATDPMRSFPASDKGVRATSFPLRGVQSSSPVPAERPHSWTSGFHRPGPFVQNQTLFGSPPAYRPSPTSSDFPSSPNDMYPNRVHNRLLSYQKPISFDEYQLSPPFSSSPSPSPSPPTYFYNGNNPNSMQGRRHSETAPVSIPSTMTTRGSRYLSSNFSDPSRNSLPPLSPRSTRNDNSSQESPSGIRSLRRLDPSRAGETPTGNSNHFSGPKAIKDSRDDSGRFSGPLSSSGSPRVGFSPGSGRLSFQDDMDDIGFSCPFDVDDLPDFHHRKPSDPASQSLPMVRKSQSHDAAVGVLVHMLRNAPPLRQDSSCYSTNSFKAEPDGGITTASGFFVPRKAADALEELRSYREMKDLLLSKSGTRVVSKEEA, encoded by the exons ATGGATTTGCATAGTAATCCTCAATCTGAATTGGGGAAATTGGAACATATTGTTTCTCAATTTCTTTTGAAGAGTTTGCATATTATTTTGGACTCTAGGATTCCCTCTTTGTGTCGAAATGATCATAGTGGCGATCTTTCGTTGGTATCTCGGGTGAAAAAGAGTGACAAATGGTTCAATTTAATACTAGGAGATCGCCCTCCAGCATTAGAAAATTTGAACTTTTGGCATAGAAATGTGATGGATCCAATGATAATCGACATAATACTTGTTCATGAAGGGCTCAACTCTTCATCTGTGGACAATCTGTACACCGGTTCAACAGTTGGAACGCCTGTTGAGACGGTTATAGAGAGGTGGGTTGTTCAGTATGAATCTCCTAGGGTGGTAGCTCCTCAAAGTGGTGAAATTTCTGTCTCTTACAAAAAGACTTATCAGAAATCGATAGTACTTCTTCGTGCTCTATGTTCGTTGATGAGACTTTTGCCAGCCCACAAGATCTTTAAACAGCTAACTAGTTCTAGTCAtacttataattttgatattatttacaAAGTTTCTTCTTTTGGGGATCCATTCACTAGACCAGAGGAGAAATTCATGGAAGAATATAGTTTCACGCCTGTGGAGGCTTTCCCTGGTCGTCTTTGTATGTCTGTAACTTACCATTCAAGCCTATCAGATTTTAATCTTGAGCCTTCAACAGCAATGCCACCTAAGATAATTAAAGATTATGTTGGCAGTCCTGCTACTGACCCTATGAGATCTTTCCCTGCTTCGGATAAGGGTGTTCGTGCAACTTCCTTTCCATTGAGAGGAGTTCAATCTTCATCTCCCGTACCAGCTGAACGCCCACACAGTTGGACAAGCGGTTTTCACAGGCCTGGACCCTTTGTTCAAAACCAAACACTTTTCGGATCTCCACCTGCATATCGTCCATCTCCTACATCATCCGATTTTCCATCATCACCTAACGATATGTATCCCAACAGAGTTCATAACCGATTGCTAAGCTATCAAAAGCCAATTAGTTTTGATGAGTATCAGCTTTCACCTCCATTTTCGTCGTCCCCATCTCCATCTCCATCGCCTCCTACATACTTCTACAATGGTAATAATCCTAATTCAATGCAAGGTCGTAGACATTCAGAAACCGCCCCTGTATCTATTCCATCAACAATGACAACCAGAGGTTCTAGATACCTTTCTTCAAATTTTTCCGATCCAAGTAGAAATTCTCTTCCTCCATTATCCCCCAGAAGCACTAGAAACGATAATTCATCGCAAGAGTCTCCATCTGGGATAAGGTCATTACGGAGATTAGATCCTTCAAGAGCTGGAGAAACCCCGACTGGAAATTCAAACCATTTCAGTGGCCCGAAG GCCATAAAAGATAGTAGAGATGATTCAGGGCGGTTTTCAGGACCATTATCTTCCAGCGGCTCACCACGTGTTGGGTTCTCTCCTGGCTCCGGCAGATTGTCTTTTCAGGATGACATGGATGATATTGGCTTCTCATGTCCTTTCGATGTCGATGATTTACCAGATTTTCATCACAG AAAACCTTCCGACCCCGCTTCACAATCACTGCCAATGGTTCGAAAATCACAGTCACACGATGCAGCTGTCGGTGTTCTCGTTCACATGCTTAGGAATGCACCTCCCCTGCGTCAAGATTCGAGCTGTTACTCAACGAACTCCTTTAAGGCCGAACCTGATGGAGGAATCACTACTGCTTCAGGCTTCTTTGTGCCCCGAAAGGCAGCTGATGCACTCGAAGAGCTTCGAAGTTATAGAGAAATGAAAGACCTCCTCCTCTCTAAAAGTGGAACTAGGGTGGTTTCTAAAGAAGAAGCATAA
- the LOC115716818 gene encoding autophagy-related protein 13a isoform X1 → MDLHSNPQSELGKLEHIVSQFLLKSLHIILDSRIPSLCRNDHSGDLSLVSRVKKSDKWFNLILGDRPPALENLNFWHRNVMDPMIIDIILVHEGLNSSSVDNLYTGSTVGTPVETVIERWVVQYESPRVVAPQSGEISVSYKKTYQKSIVLLRALCSLMRLLPAHKIFKQLTSSSHTYNFDIIYKVSSFGDPFTRPEEKFMEEYSFTPVEAFPGRLCMSVTYHSSLSDFNLEPSTAMPPKIIKDYVGSPATDPMRSFPASDKGVRATSFPLRGVQSSSPVPAERPHSWTSGFHRPGPFVQNQTLFGSPPAYRPSPTSSDFPSSPNDMYPNRVHNRLLSYQKPISFDEYQLSPPFSSSPSPSPSPPTYFYNGNNPNSMQGRRHSETAPVSIPSTMTTRGSRYLSSNFSDPSRNSLPPLSPRSTRNDNSSQESPSGIRSLRRLDPSRAGETPTGNSNHFSGPKAIKDSRDDSGRFSGPLSSSGSPRVGFSPGSGRLSFQDDMDDIGFSCPFDVDDLPDFHHSQNLPGRKPSDPASQSLPMVRKSQSHDAAVGVLVHMLRNAPPLRQDSSCYSTNSFKAEPDGGITTASGFFVPRKAADALEELRSYREMKDLLLSKSGTRVVSKEEA, encoded by the exons ATGGATTTGCATAGTAATCCTCAATCTGAATTGGGGAAATTGGAACATATTGTTTCTCAATTTCTTTTGAAGAGTTTGCATATTATTTTGGACTCTAGGATTCCCTCTTTGTGTCGAAATGATCATAGTGGCGATCTTTCGTTGGTATCTCGGGTGAAAAAGAGTGACAAATGGTTCAATTTAATACTAGGAGATCGCCCTCCAGCATTAGAAAATTTGAACTTTTGGCATAGAAATGTGATGGATCCAATGATAATCGACATAATACTTGTTCATGAAGGGCTCAACTCTTCATCTGTGGACAATCTGTACACCGGTTCAACAGTTGGAACGCCTGTTGAGACGGTTATAGAGAGGTGGGTTGTTCAGTATGAATCTCCTAGGGTGGTAGCTCCTCAAAGTGGTGAAATTTCTGTCTCTTACAAAAAGACTTATCAGAAATCGATAGTACTTCTTCGTGCTCTATGTTCGTTGATGAGACTTTTGCCAGCCCACAAGATCTTTAAACAGCTAACTAGTTCTAGTCAtacttataattttgatattatttacaAAGTTTCTTCTTTTGGGGATCCATTCACTAGACCAGAGGAGAAATTCATGGAAGAATATAGTTTCACGCCTGTGGAGGCTTTCCCTGGTCGTCTTTGTATGTCTGTAACTTACCATTCAAGCCTATCAGATTTTAATCTTGAGCCTTCAACAGCAATGCCACCTAAGATAATTAAAGATTATGTTGGCAGTCCTGCTACTGACCCTATGAGATCTTTCCCTGCTTCGGATAAGGGTGTTCGTGCAACTTCCTTTCCATTGAGAGGAGTTCAATCTTCATCTCCCGTACCAGCTGAACGCCCACACAGTTGGACAAGCGGTTTTCACAGGCCTGGACCCTTTGTTCAAAACCAAACACTTTTCGGATCTCCACCTGCATATCGTCCATCTCCTACATCATCCGATTTTCCATCATCACCTAACGATATGTATCCCAACAGAGTTCATAACCGATTGCTAAGCTATCAAAAGCCAATTAGTTTTGATGAGTATCAGCTTTCACCTCCATTTTCGTCGTCCCCATCTCCATCTCCATCGCCTCCTACATACTTCTACAATGGTAATAATCCTAATTCAATGCAAGGTCGTAGACATTCAGAAACCGCCCCTGTATCTATTCCATCAACAATGACAACCAGAGGTTCTAGATACCTTTCTTCAAATTTTTCCGATCCAAGTAGAAATTCTCTTCCTCCATTATCCCCCAGAAGCACTAGAAACGATAATTCATCGCAAGAGTCTCCATCTGGGATAAGGTCATTACGGAGATTAGATCCTTCAAGAGCTGGAGAAACCCCGACTGGAAATTCAAACCATTTCAGTGGCCCGAAG GCCATAAAAGATAGTAGAGATGATTCAGGGCGGTTTTCAGGACCATTATCTTCCAGCGGCTCACCACGTGTTGGGTTCTCTCCTGGCTCCGGCAGATTGTCTTTTCAGGATGACATGGATGATATTGGCTTCTCATGTCCTTTCGATGTCGATGATTTACCAGATTTTCATCACAG TCAAAATCTTCCTGGCAGAAAACCTTCCGACCCCGCTTCACAATCACTGCCAATGGTTCGAAAATCACAGTCACACGATGCAGCTGTCGGTGTTCTCGTTCACATGCTTAGGAATGCACCTCCCCTGCGTCAAGATTCGAGCTGTTACTCAACGAACTCCTTTAAGGCCGAACCTGATGGAGGAATCACTACTGCTTCAGGCTTCTTTGTGCCCCGAAAGGCAGCTGATGCACTCGAAGAGCTTCGAAGTTATAGAGAAATGAAAGACCTCCTCCTCTCTAAAAGTGGAACTAGGGTGGTTTCTAAAGAAGAAGCATAA
- the LOC115716819 gene encoding uncharacterized protein LOC115716819 produces the protein MDLLPCPFCHLRFPSSELERHANNHFLDDHEQQRLENDLELAQQIALAPPSPLPLKSQVISDLPIELGFDEKVNCLINLQSRSIFHKVEGGGLMALLRKCLESESDNTISVLSGYVDHFESLECEDVGWGCGWRNIQMLSSHLFHQRQEEVKGVLFGGKGFIPDIPSLQRWLEIAWEKGFDQPGSEHFNGKIYGLEKWIGTTECATLLRSFGLRAMIVDFGPKELESLYLSVPGSSTGVEGKSEGNGVKRRGIQVYGPMDRFVVKKNHCSSSQADSNVQEKSCSSSDITNKNEGQQVLVDWIWNYFSDSNKPGNGRVIVSEKAPLYFQHDGHSRTIVGIQIKHQRNGVKQHNLLILDPAHRTAALEKSLKRKVGWQRLIKRGVHTLKKPQYQLCYVEPGVATLEEMELLKTINSVFLEL, from the exons ATGGATCTCCTCCCATGCCCTTTCTGCCATCTTCGTTTTCCATCTTCAGAACTCGAACg GCATGCCAACAATCATTTTCTTGATGACCATGAACAGCAACGATTGGAAAATGATTTGGAGTTGGCCCAACAAATTGCTTTGGCCCCTCCTTCACCTCTTCCTCTG AAATCCCAAGTGATAAGTGACCTTCCAATTGAACTGGGTTTTGATGAAAAGGTAAATTGCTTGATTAATTTGCAATCCAGAAGCATATTTCATAAGGTTGAAGGTGGTGGTTTAATGGCATTGTTGAGAAAGTGTTTGGAATCAGAATCCGATAATACTATAAGTGTTTTATCTGGTTATGTTGATCATTTTGAGAGCCTTGAGTGTGAGGATGTTGGTTGGGGATGCGGGTGGCGAAATATTCAGATGTTGAGTTCTCATTTGTTTCATCAAAGACAAGAAGAAGTAAAGGGTGTTTTGTTTGGTGGGAAAGGGTTCATTCCTGATATCCCATCACTCCAAAGATGGCTTGAGATTGCTTGGGAAAAGGGTTTTGATCAGCCTGGATCAGAACATTTTAATGGGAAGATTTATGGTTTGGAAAAATGGATTGGAACTACTGAATGTGCTACCCTTTTAAGATCTTTTGGACTTAGAGCAATGATTGTGGATTTCGGTCCTAAGGAGCTTGAGTCTCTTTATCTAAGTGTACCGGGTTCAAGTACCGGGGTAGAAGGGAAGAGTGAAGGTAATGGAGTTAAGAGGAGAGGGATTCAAGTTTATGGACCAATGGATAGATTTGTAGTGAAAAAGAATCACTGTTCTTCTTCTCAAGCAGATTCTAATGTGCAGGAGAAGTCTTGTTCTTCTAGTgatattactaataaaaatgAGGGTCAGCAggttcttgttgattggatctGGAATTACTTTTCTGACTCGAATAAACCCGGTAATGGTCGTGTAATTGTTAGTGAGAAAGC GCCCTTGTATTTTCAACATGATGGGCATTCAAGAACCATTGTTGGAATTCAAATCAAACATCAACGCAACGGAGTCAAGCAGCACAATCTCTTGATCTTGGACCCAGCTCAT AGAACAGCAGCCTTGGAAAAATCTCTTAAACGAAAAGTTGGATGGCAGAGACTTATAAAAAGAGGGGTTCATACACTAAAGAAACCACAGTATCAG tTGTGCTATGTTGAACCTGGAGTTGCTACATTGGAAGAAATGGAATTGCTCAAGACAATAAATAGTGTGTTTCTTGAACTCTAA